Proteins encoded within one genomic window of Oncorhynchus nerka isolate Pitt River linkage group LG17, Oner_Uvic_2.0, whole genome shotgun sequence:
- the LOC115123841 gene encoding epidermal growth factor receptor kinase substrate 8-like protein 2 yields MSILGPPIRQANGVARSDSKISAKALYEQRKKYSNSNVIMQETSQYHVEHLSTFMMDKAESIATVDDAIKKLVLLDTKEKIWTQEMLLQVSDKAVRLLDVDTQEELENFPLPTIHHCQTVLNQTRYPSVLLLVCQDTEQHRPDIHFFHCDEVEAEMVHADIDSALGDSKHGKKIRPQTLKVNQEKMKHHRESIIPPSSAPKGSAPSGKGRVAAMNMQDVERRGSAQQDPESHEKLAQRIEKDVQILNCSLDDIEFFVARLQKAAEAFSQLNQRNKSKKMKKKGPAEGMLTLRARPPSEAEFIDSLQKLKLAFNLLAKLKKHIQNPSASELVHFLFGPLDLVLQSCGSVELPRSVVSPHLSRDAVDFLRGHLSPKEMTIFELLGDGWTRPRYWRVCVCVCVCVCCTCADRGPFVWALSV; encoded by the exons AGCAACGGAAGAAATACTCCAACTCCAATGTCATCATGCAGGAGACGTCTCAGTACCACGTGGAG cacCTGTCCACCTTCATGATGGACAAGGCAGAGTCCATTGCCACAGTGGACGATGCCATTAAGAAGCTGGTGCTGCTGGACACCAAAGAGAAGATCTGGACCCAGGAGATGCTGCTTCAGGTCAGCGACAAGGCTGTACGGCTACTGGATGTTGATACACAG GAAGAGTTGGAGAACTTCCCCCTGCCTACTATCCACCACTGCCAGACAGTGTTGAATCAGACCAGGTATCCATCCGTCCTTCTGCTGGTGTGTCAAGACACTGAACAGCACAGACCCGACATACACTTCTTCCACTGCGACGAGGTGGAG GCAGAGATGGTCCATGCAGACATCGACAGCGCTCTGGGGGACAGCAAACATGGGAAGAAGATACGACCGCAGACCTTGAA ggtGAACCAGGAGAAGATGAAGCACCACAGAGAATCCATCATCCCCCCCTCTTCGGCCCCCAAGGGCTCGGCCCCCTCAGGCAAGGGCCGTGTGGCTGCCATGAACATGCAGG ATGTGGAGAGGCGAGGTTCGGCCCAGCAGGACCCAGAGTCCCATGAGAAGCTGGCTCAGCGCATTGAGAAGGACGTG CAAATCCTGAACTGTTCCCTGGATGACATAGAGTTCTTTGTGGCTCGGCTGCAGAAGGCTGCGGAGGCGTTCTCTCAGCTCAACCAGCGCAACAAGAGTAAGAAGATGAAGAAGAAAGGCCCAGCAG AGGGAATGCTGACCCTGAGAGCTAGGCCCCCCTCTGAGGCAGAGTTCATTGATAGCCTACAGAAACTTAAGCTGGCTTTCAACCTACTG GCCAAACTGAAGAAACACATCCAGAACCCCAGCGCTTCTGAACTGGTGCACTTCCTCTTCGGCCCCCTGGACCTG GTGCTCCAGTCCTGTGGTAGCGTAGAGCTGCCCCGCTCTGTGGTCTCCCCTCACTTATCCAGAGATGCAGTAGACTTCCTGAGGGGTCATCTGTCACCTAAAGAAATGACCATCTTTGAACTGCTGGGAGATGGGTGGACAAGACCTAGGTactggagagtgtgtgtgtgtgtgtgtgtgtgtgtgtgttgcacatGTGCTGATAGAG GGCCCTTTGTGTGGGCcctgagtgtgtag